From one Flavobacteriales bacterium genomic stretch:
- a CDS encoding type I restriction-modification system subunit M has protein sequence MSKPIEQAEINALAWKACDTFRGVVDPAEYKNYILVFLFLKYLSDVVRDKEEELHKKYAGDQQRVQRAMERERFVLPKGASYYDLYEAREKDDIGDRIGKALDAIEEANKGKLDGVFRNINFNSEANLGKTKDRNRRLKHLIEDFSDERLDFRPSRIGNLDIIGNTYQYLIGQFASDSGKKGGEFFTPAEVSELLARLMAPESGMRIYDPTCGSGSLLIKVAEKVPDHNYSLYGQESNGGNWALCKMNMFIHANDNAQIEWGDTLNNPLLVEGDKLMKFDVAVSNPPFSLDKWGQDNAAHDRYNRFWRGTPPKSKGDYAFITHLIESINEHGRAGVIVPHGVLFRGSSERLLRKAFIDENMLEAVIGLPAQLFFGTGIPAAILVFNKQRTTTDILFIDASKQYQDGKKQNRLREEDLARIVDTYTAFRKAPKTIADDKRVLAEKYAYRASLAEVQENDYNLNIPRYVDTFEEEEPVDIAAVQQKIKGLEGQLADVRKEMDGYLKELGFINQA, from the coding sequence ATGAGCAAGCCCATTGAACAAGCCGAGATCAACGCACTGGCCTGGAAAGCCTGCGACACCTTTAGGGGTGTAGTGGATCCCGCCGAGTACAAGAACTACATCCTCGTCTTCCTCTTCCTGAAGTACCTGAGCGATGTGGTGCGCGACAAGGAAGAAGAGCTGCACAAGAAATACGCGGGTGACCAGCAACGCGTCCAACGCGCCATGGAGCGCGAGCGCTTCGTGTTGCCGAAGGGTGCTTCCTATTACGACCTCTACGAGGCACGCGAAAAGGACGACATCGGCGACCGTATCGGCAAAGCCTTGGACGCCATCGAAGAAGCGAACAAGGGCAAGTTGGACGGTGTGTTCCGCAACATCAACTTCAACAGCGAGGCGAACCTGGGCAAGACCAAGGACCGCAACCGCCGCCTGAAGCACCTCATCGAGGACTTCTCCGATGAGCGCCTGGACTTCCGCCCTTCGCGCATTGGTAACCTGGACATCATCGGCAACACCTACCAATACCTCATCGGTCAGTTCGCGAGCGACAGCGGCAAGAAAGGAGGGGAATTTTTCACCCCAGCGGAAGTGAGCGAATTGCTGGCCCGCCTGATGGCTCCCGAGAGCGGCATGCGCATCTACGACCCCACCTGCGGCAGCGGCAGCTTGTTGATCAAGGTGGCGGAGAAAGTGCCCGACCACAACTACAGCCTCTACGGGCAGGAGAGCAACGGCGGCAACTGGGCGCTGTGCAAGATGAACATGTTCATACATGCCAACGACAATGCGCAGATCGAGTGGGGCGATACGCTGAACAACCCGCTGCTGGTGGAGGGCGACAAGCTCATGAAGTTCGATGTGGCCGTGAGCAATCCGCCGTTCAGCTTGGACAAGTGGGGACAGGACAATGCCGCGCACGACCGTTACAACCGCTTCTGGCGCGGTACGCCGCCCAAGAGCAAGGGCGACTACGCCTTCATCACGCACCTCATCGAGAGCATCAACGAGCACGGTCGCGCGGGCGTGATCGTGCCGCACGGCGTGCTGTTCCGCGGCAGCAGCGAGCGTTTGTTGCGTAAAGCCTTCATCGATGAGAACATGCTGGAGGCCGTCATCGGCCTGCCCGCGCAGCTCTTCTTCGGCACCGGTATCCCTGCTGCGATTCTGGTGTTCAACAAGCAGCGCACCACCACGGACATCCTCTTCATCGATGCCAGCAAGCAGTACCAGGACGGCAAGAAGCAGAACCGCTTACGCGAGGAGGACCTCGCGCGCATCGTGGATACCTACACCGCTTTCCGCAAGGCACCGAAGACCATTGCCGACGACAAGCGCGTGCTCGCCGAGAAGTATGCCTACCGCGCCAGCCTCGCCGAAGTACAGGAGAACGACTACAACCTGAACATACCGCGCTACGTGGACACCTTCGAGGAGGAAGAGCCCGTGGACATCGCTGCCGTGCAGCAGAAGATCAAGGGATTGGAAGGACAATTGGCCGATGTGCGCAAGGAGATGGACGGCTACCTGAAGGAACTGGGCTTCATTAACCAAGCATGA
- a CDS encoding helix-turn-helix transcriptional regulator encodes MKPPPTSPADDAPRVDLLTAMERHFIRWCCNEAGLPYKAIAVEMGIALSTLHTHRRKVFSKLKVPCRAALVVLAMKLGLG; translated from the coding sequence ATGAAGCCTCCGCCCACCTCCCCGGCCGATGACGCGCCGCGCGTGGACCTCCTGACGGCGATGGAGCGCCACTTCATCCGCTGGTGCTGCAACGAGGCGGGCCTGCCCTACAAGGCGATTGCCGTTGAGATGGGCATCGCGCTGAGCACCCTGCACACGCACCGCCGCAAGGTGTTCAGCAAATTGAAGGTGCCCTGCCGCGCGGCGCTGGTGGTGCTGGCGATGAAGCTGGGGCTGGGCTAG
- a CDS encoding fibronectin type III domain-containing protein, with the protein MTTQFTVKLGTEGLTPEEILERADAHITGLTGNADFPTPVPTLVVQQADRDALAAANVAVLNNGGKQDRLAQAAAVKQVKSNIKILAGYVQAVSGGDPIKIASAAFATRKVPQPPAPMPAPPNLRLVITTKPGELKARWGGVKDKRIYELQICDGDPLVPANWQPLVMTSRNFFLITGLVSHQAYSVRVLAVGALGVGPWSDVATTKPL; encoded by the coding sequence ATGACCACGCAATTCACTGTGAAGCTGGGTACCGAAGGACTCACCCCGGAAGAGATCCTGGAGCGCGCCGATGCGCACATCACCGGGCTCACCGGCAACGCCGATTTCCCCACGCCGGTGCCCACCCTGGTGGTGCAGCAGGCCGACCGCGATGCGCTGGCCGCCGCCAACGTGGCGGTGCTGAACAACGGCGGCAAGCAGGACCGCCTGGCGCAGGCGGCCGCGGTGAAGCAGGTGAAGAGCAACATCAAGATCCTGGCGGGCTACGTGCAGGCGGTGAGCGGCGGCGATCCGATCAAGATCGCCAGCGCGGCCTTCGCCACGCGCAAGGTGCCGCAGCCACCGGCTCCCATGCCCGCGCCGCCGAACCTGCGGCTGGTGATCACCACCAAGCCCGGCGAGCTGAAGGCGCGCTGGGGCGGCGTGAAGGACAAGCGCATCTACGAGCTGCAGATCTGCGACGGCGACCCGCTGGTGCCCGCGAACTGGCAACCCCTGGTGATGACCAGCCGCAATTTCTTCCTGATCACGGGCCTGGTGAGCCACCAAGCCTACAGCGTGCGCGTGCTGGCCGTGGGCGCGCTGGGCGTGGGTCCGTGGAGCGATGTGGCCACCACCAAGCCGTTGTAG